In a genomic window of Vallitalea okinawensis:
- the scpB gene encoding SMC-Scp complex subunit ScpB translates to MSIDKFERVIEAVLFASGEPIHINKIAEAIEQDTKTTKKIVTKLKDWYDLENRGIQIIEIEGKYQMATRKDFYPYIKTIVDTPTKFVMTDALIETLAIISYKQPITRTQIEDIRGVRCDHVINKLIEYELISEQGRLHAPGRPILFGTTDEFLRYFGLKDTNDLPEISQEMVNAFQQEVASTLESEEDEEE, encoded by the coding sequence ATGAGTATAGATAAGTTTGAAAGAGTTATTGAAGCAGTTTTGTTTGCTTCAGGTGAGCCAATACATATCAATAAAATCGCAGAGGCTATTGAACAGGATACTAAAACCACTAAGAAAATTGTAACTAAGCTTAAAGATTGGTATGATTTAGAGAATAGAGGTATTCAGATTATTGAAATAGAGGGTAAATATCAAATGGCTACAAGGAAAGATTTTTATCCTTATATTAAGACGATCGTTGATACACCTACGAAGTTTGTCATGACAGATGCCTTAATAGAGACCTTAGCTATTATATCCTATAAACAACCTATTACAAGGACACAGATAGAGGATATAAGGGGCGTACGTTGTGACCACGTCATTAACAAATTAATTGAGTATGAGTTAATCAGTGAACAAGGTAGATTACATGCACCAGGTAGGCCTATTTTATTTGGAACGACGGATGAATTCTTGCGTTACTTTGGTCTTAAAGACACCAATGATTTACCAGAAATTAGTCAAGAAATGGTTAATGCATTCCAACAAGAAGTGGCAAGTACTTTAGAAAGTGAAGAAGATGAAGAAGAATAA
- a CDS encoding MurR/RpiR family transcriptional regulator — protein MHKQNDLIKRINEKYPKLSKGQKLLANYILKNYEKAVFLTAAKLGSIVGVSESTVVRFANELGYDGYPKLQRALQELVKTKLTSVQRMEVTSGRIDQEHVLKSVLQTDAEKIKHTLEDIDEEVFDEAVNMIIDADKIYILGVRSCASLAGFLGFYMNLIFDNVKLIHTNSVSEMFEQIHRIGPDDVVIGISYPRYSKRTIKAMEFARSRNANLIAVTDSALSPITQYADLSLLAASDMASFVDSLVAPLSLINALIVSLSLKKKDKIKKSLEDLERIWKEYDVYDDDELEIYPSKKGF, from the coding sequence ATGCATAAGCAAAACGATTTAATTAAACGCATTAATGAAAAATACCCTAAATTAAGTAAGGGTCAAAAATTACTAGCTAATTACATTTTAAAAAACTATGAGAAAGCTGTTTTTTTAACAGCTGCAAAACTTGGTAGTATAGTAGGAGTTAGTGAATCTACAGTTGTTCGATTTGCTAATGAATTAGGTTATGATGGATATCCCAAACTTCAAAGAGCATTACAAGAGTTGGTTAAGACGAAGTTAACTTCTGTGCAACGTATGGAGGTGACTTCAGGTAGAATAGATCAAGAGCATGTTTTAAAGTCTGTATTACAAACGGATGCAGAGAAGATTAAGCACACTCTCGAAGACATTGATGAAGAGGTTTTTGATGAAGCAGTTAATATGATCATAGACGCTGACAAGATCTATATCTTAGGTGTAAGATCATGTGCTTCTCTAGCAGGATTCTTAGGATTCTATATGAACCTAATATTTGATAACGTAAAACTTATCCATACCAATAGTGTTAGTGAGATGTTTGAGCAAATACATCGTATTGGTCCTGATGACGTGGTAATAGGTATTAGTTATCCTAGATATTCAAAACGAACGATCAAAGCAATGGAATTTGCACGATCAAGAAATGCTAATTTAATTGCTGTGACAGATAGTGCTTTATCACCAATTACACAATATGCTGATTTAAGTTTGTTAGCAGCTAGTGATATGGCATCATTTGTTGATTCATTAGTTGCACCATTAAGTTTAATTAATGCTTTAATCGTATCTTTAAGCTTGAAGAAAAAAGATAAGATTAAAAAATCACTAGAAGATCTAGAGAGAATATGGAAAGAATATGATGTCTATGATGATGATGAATTAGAAATCTATCCAAGTAAGAAAGGATTTTAG
- a CDS encoding oxaloacetate decarboxylase subunit alpha, which translates to MAEEIKRPVKITDTILRDAHQSLIATRMKTEEMLPIIEKLDQVGYHSVECWGGATFDACLRFLKEDPWDRLRQLRSGFKNTKLQMLLRGQNILGYRHYADDVVEYFVQKAVANGIDIIRIFDALNDIRNLDTAVKATKREGGHAQIAISYTLSDIHTLDYYVNLSKEIEEMGADSICIKDMAGLLVPYEAEKLVKALKANIKVPIQLHGHYTSGVAAMSYLKAVEAGVDIIDTAMSPFAMGTAQPATEVMVETFKGTPFDTGYNQELLAEIADHFRPLREEALSTGLLNPKVLGVNIKTLLYQVPGGMLSNLLSQLQKQKAEDRFYEVLEEIPRVRADYGYPPLVTPSSQIVGTQAVLNVLTGERYKMVTKESKSIVRGEYGRTPAPISEKIKQKIIGDEKQITCRPADLIEPELDKIEAEMLHYKEQDEDVLSYALFSQVAEEFFKYRQAQKSKIDPKAADEENKVYPV; encoded by the coding sequence ATGGCAGAAGAAATTAAAAGACCTGTAAAGATTACAGATACAATCCTTCGTGATGCTCATCAATCATTAATTGCTACACGAATGAAAACGGAAGAAATGCTTCCTATTATAGAAAAACTTGATCAAGTAGGTTATCACTCCGTTGAATGTTGGGGTGGAGCAACCTTTGATGCCTGTCTACGTTTCTTGAAAGAAGATCCATGGGATAGATTACGTCAACTTCGTAGTGGTTTTAAGAATACAAAACTACAAATGCTATTAAGAGGGCAAAACATTCTTGGCTACCGTCACTATGCTGATGATGTTGTAGAATATTTTGTTCAAAAGGCAGTAGCTAATGGAATTGATATCATACGTATTTTTGATGCTTTAAATGACATACGTAATCTTGACACTGCTGTTAAAGCTACTAAAAGAGAAGGCGGACATGCTCAAATTGCTATTTCTTATACCTTATCAGATATTCATACATTGGATTACTATGTTAATTTGTCTAAAGAAATTGAGGAAATGGGTGCTGATTCTATCTGTATTAAAGATATGGCTGGCTTACTAGTACCATACGAAGCTGAAAAGTTAGTTAAGGCTTTAAAAGCTAATATCAAAGTACCTATACAACTACATGGTCACTACACTTCAGGTGTAGCTGCAATGAGTTATTTGAAGGCTGTTGAAGCTGGTGTTGATATTATTGATACAGCTATGTCTCCATTTGCCATGGGTACAGCACAACCAGCTACTGAGGTTATGGTTGAAACATTTAAAGGCACACCGTTTGATACAGGGTATAATCAAGAGCTTTTAGCGGAGATAGCAGATCACTTTAGACCGTTAAGAGAAGAAGCTCTTTCTACTGGACTCTTGAATCCTAAAGTCTTAGGCGTTAATATTAAGACTTTATTGTATCAAGTACCTGGTGGAATGCTTTCCAACCTTTTATCACAGCTCCAAAAACAAAAAGCTGAAGATCGTTTCTATGAGGTTTTGGAAGAAATTCCTAGAGTTCGTGCAGATTATGGATACCCACCCCTTGTAACACCATCAAGCCAGATTGTTGGAACCCAAGCAGTATTGAATGTTCTAACTGGGGAACGCTACAAAATGGTAACAAAGGAATCGAAGTCAATCGTTCGAGGCGAGTATGGTCGTACACCAGCTCCAATCAGTGAAAAGATTAAGCAAAAAATAATTGGCGATGAGAAACAAATTACATGTCGTCCAGCAGATCTAATTGAACCAGAGCTTGACAAAATAGAAGCAGAAATGCTTCATTATAAAGAGCAAGATGAAGATGTCCTGTCTTATGCGTTGTTTTCTCAAGTTGCAGAAGAATTCTTTAAGTATAGACAGGCTCAAAAGAGTAAAATAGATCCTAAAGCTGCTGACGAAGAAAATAAAGTATATCCAGTTTAG
- a CDS encoding class I SAM-dependent methyltransferase yields the protein MIFTGRITTVVHRIIEDSVREGSIVLDGTVGNGNDTLYLAHRVGKTGKVYGFDIQEQAIECTKEKLIKEKVVERVELIHDTHTKIQRYVKEELDLVIFNLGYLPKSNKKIITKAESTLDAILQSLDLLKNGGILAITSYYGHEGGKEEKDAVEEVVSKLDSKFYNVAKVDFLNRPNNPPIIYMIEKN from the coding sequence ATGATATTTACTGGTCGTATAACTACAGTTGTTCATAGAATTATTGAAGATTCAGTACGTGAAGGTAGCATCGTATTGGATGGTACTGTTGGTAATGGTAATGACACTTTATACTTGGCACATAGAGTTGGTAAGACGGGTAAAGTGTATGGATTTGATATTCAAGAGCAAGCCATTGAATGCACAAAAGAAAAGCTTATAAAAGAAAAGGTAGTAGAACGAGTAGAACTTATACACGATACACATACTAAGATTCAGAGATATGTAAAAGAAGAGTTAGATTTAGTAATTTTTAATCTCGGTTATTTACCAAAAAGTAATAAGAAAATAATTACCAAAGCTGAAAGTACACTAGATGCAATCCTTCAAAGTCTCGATTTATTAAAGAATGGTGGAATACTTGCAATAACATCTTATTATGGTCATGAAGGCGGCAAAGAGGAAAAGGATGCAGTTGAAGAAGTTGTCAGTAAATTAGATTCGAAGTTCTATAATGTTGCAAAAGTGGACTTCCTTAACCGACCCAATAACCCTCCGATAATATACATGATTGAAAAAAATTAA
- a CDS encoding biotin/lipoyl-containing protein, translating to MRKFQVRVNGNTYEVEVEELQGGQSVTPAAPAPSVAPVAPKAAPAQPTAAPKPAPTSVPSGATTITAPMPGTILDIKVSQGQQVSEGDVVAVLEAMKMENEIVAPASGTISSINVSKGASVESGDVILSIG from the coding sequence ATGAGAAAATTTCAAGTACGTGTGAATGGAAATACATACGAGGTTGAGGTAGAAGAGTTACAAGGAGGACAAAGTGTTACTCCTGCCGCTCCAGCTCCTAGTGTAGCTCCTGTAGCTCCTAAAGCAGCACCAGCACAACCAACTGCTGCTCCTAAACCAGCGCCAACAAGCGTACCTAGTGGGGCTACAACTATTACGGCACCAATGCCTGGTACTATTCTTGATATAAAAGTATCTCAAGGTCAGCAAGTATCAGAAGGTGATGTAGTAGCTGTTCTAGAAGCAATGAAAATGGAAAATGAAATTGTTGCTCCTGCTTCAGGTACAATAAGTTCAATCAATGTATCTAAAGGAGCATCTGTAGAGTCAGGAGATGTTATTCTCTCAATTGGCTAA
- a CDS encoding sodium ion-translocating decarboxylase subunit beta has product MDFFATLGDTVMKFISDSGFAAFFIGEGWKNLIMVIVALVLLYLAIKKEYEPLLLVPIAFGMLLTNLPLSGLMNPPAGGEHDIGGLFYYLFMGDELGIFPPLIFMGVGALTDFGPLIANPKSLLLGAAAQFGIFTAFLGALFFGYIGIAEFTPEIAAAIGIIGGADGPTAIYTATQLAPEYLSQIAVAAYSYMALVPIIQPPIMKALTSKEERAIKMEQLRPVSQTEKILFPIIVALLVILILPSTAPLIGMLMFGNLLRVCGVTKQLAEVASNQLMYIITILLGLTVGASAEASIFLTTDTLLILALGLFAFSIGTGAGVLFGKIMCKATGGKVNPLIGAAGVSAVPMAARVVQKVGQEENPSNFLLMHAMGPNVAGVIGSAIAAGIFLSGTIF; this is encoded by the coding sequence ATGGATTTTTTCGCAACTCTTGGCGATACAGTAATGAAATTCATCAGTGATTCGGGTTTTGCGGCCTTCTTTATCGGTGAAGGTTGGAAAAACCTGATTATGGTTATTGTTGCGTTAGTTTTATTGTATTTAGCAATTAAAAAAGAATACGAGCCATTATTGCTCGTTCCTATAGCATTCGGAATGCTTTTAACAAATTTGCCTTTATCAGGCTTAATGAATCCGCCAGCTGGGGGAGAGCATGATATAGGAGGATTATTTTATTATCTCTTTATGGGAGATGAATTAGGGATATTCCCACCTTTAATTTTTATGGGGGTAGGTGCTTTAACAGATTTTGGTCCTCTAATTGCCAATCCTAAGAGTTTACTACTCGGAGCAGCAGCTCAGTTTGGTATTTTTACAGCCTTTTTGGGTGCATTATTCTTCGGTTATATTGGCATAGCAGAATTTACACCTGAAATTGCTGCAGCTATCGGTATTATTGGTGGTGCGGATGGTCCTACAGCTATTTATACCGCTACACAATTAGCACCCGAGTATCTAAGCCAGATTGCTGTTGCTGCTTATTCCTATATGGCTTTAGTACCTATTATACAACCACCAATTATGAAAGCATTAACATCAAAAGAAGAAAGAGCAATCAAAATGGAACAATTACGTCCTGTTTCACAAACAGAGAAAATTTTGTTCCCAATCATAGTAGCATTACTAGTTATCTTAATCTTACCTTCAACAGCACCATTGATTGGTATGTTGATGTTTGGTAATTTATTAAGAGTATGTGGTGTTACTAAGCAATTAGCTGAAGTAGCTTCTAATCAACTTATGTACATCATAACAATTTTATTAGGATTAACAGTAGGTGCATCTGCTGAAGCAAGTATTTTCTTAACGACAGATACATTATTAATTTTAGCATTAGGATTATTTGCTTTCTCAATAGGAACAGGAGCAGGTGTATTATTTGGTAAAATCATGTGCAAGGCCACAGGTGGTAAGGTTAATCCATTAATTGGAGCAGCTGGAGTTTCTGCAGTCCCAATGGCAGCACGTGTTGTTCAAAAAGTTGGTCAAGAAGAAAACCCATCAAACTTTTTACTAATGCATGCTATGGGACCTAATGTAGCTGGGGTTATTGGTTCTGCAATAGCGGCAGGTATTTTCTTATCAGGTACGATATTTTAA
- a CDS encoding acyl-CoA carboxylase subunit beta → MDKINDLNNRRHEIEQGGKNSGINKARERINFLVDPDSFVEVGAFVRHRSTNFNMVDKSAPADGVITGYGTVNGRLVYVYSQDASVLGGSLGEMHAKKIGNIYDLAMKMGAPIIGILDSAGIRLQESTDGLQGYGEIFLKQTVASGVIPQITVILGDCAGGASIIPNLSDFTFMNKEKAKLFVNSPNTMEKATEFDDIGSAKIHSEQTGIVDFVSANEGDCFTNVRLLVDMLPANNMEDAPVYELSDDLNRVSDVLNEQDIDCFTIINEIADNNIFLELKKDFGTAAITGFIRVNGITVGVVANKNNVLNIDACEKSAAFVNICDAYNIPVLTLTDVVGYEAAIAQEQKGLSKAIAKLTYAFANATCPKVNVIIREAFGSAYVAMNSKHIGADIAYAWPHAKISVMNADSAVRIMYAEEIKASDAANEVIREKMQEFDELQASPYAAASRGYIDDVIEPASTRKRVIVALEMLISKREQRPAKKHSTML, encoded by the coding sequence ATGGATAAAATTAACGACCTTAATAATCGTCGCCATGAGATCGAACAGGGTGGAAAAAATTCTGGGATTAATAAAGCAAGAGAAAGAATAAATTTTTTAGTTGACCCTGACAGCTTTGTTGAAGTAGGTGCCTTTGTAAGACACCGTTCTACTAATTTTAACATGGTTGATAAAAGTGCTCCTGCAGATGGAGTTATAACAGGGTATGGTACAGTTAATGGACGTCTAGTTTATGTATATAGCCAAGATGCATCTGTATTAGGTGGATCATTAGGTGAAATGCATGCCAAGAAGATAGGTAACATTTATGACCTAGCCATGAAAATGGGAGCACCTATAATAGGGATTCTAGATTCTGCAGGGATTAGACTTCAAGAGTCTACTGATGGTCTACAAGGTTATGGAGAGATTTTCCTAAAGCAAACCGTTGCTTCAGGAGTGATTCCACAGATTACTGTTATATTGGGAGATTGTGCAGGTGGAGCATCAATCATACCAAACCTATCCGACTTTACATTCATGAATAAAGAAAAGGCTAAATTATTTGTGAATAGTCCTAATACTATGGAAAAAGCAACAGAATTTGATGACATCGGTTCAGCGAAGATTCATAGCGAACAAACAGGTATCGTTGATTTTGTTTCTGCAAATGAAGGAGACTGTTTTACCAATGTACGTTTATTAGTAGATATGTTACCAGCTAATAATATGGAAGATGCACCTGTTTATGAATTATCTGATGATTTGAACAGAGTATCTGACGTATTAAATGAACAAGACATTGATTGTTTTACAATTATAAATGAAATTGCTGATAACAATATATTTTTAGAACTAAAAAAAGACTTTGGAACAGCTGCCATTACTGGATTCATCCGTGTAAACGGCATTACTGTCGGTGTAGTTGCCAACAAGAACAATGTTTTAAATATTGATGCATGTGAAAAGAGTGCTGCTTTCGTTAATATTTGTGATGCTTACAACATTCCTGTGTTAACACTAACTGATGTCGTTGGCTATGAGGCGGCCATCGCTCAGGAACAAAAAGGTTTATCTAAAGCTATTGCTAAATTAACCTATGCCTTTGCTAACGCTACTTGCCCGAAGGTAAATGTTATTATTAGAGAAGCTTTTGGTAGTGCTTATGTTGCCATGAATTCAAAGCATATTGGCGCAGATATTGCATATGCATGGCCACATGCTAAAATTTCGGTAATGAATGCTGATAGTGCGGTGAGAATCATGTATGCTGAAGAAATCAAGGCTTCTGACGCAGCTAATGAAGTGATCCGTGAAAAAATGCAAGAGTTTGATGAACTTCAAGCGAGTCCATATGCTGCTGCAAGTCGTGGTTATATAGACGATGTTATTGAACCAGCATCTACTCGAAAGAGAGTTATTGTTGCTTTAGAAATGTTGATTTCTAAACGAGAGCAAAGACCAGCTAAAAAACATAGCACGATGCTATAG
- a CDS encoding OadG family transporter subunit — protein sequence MVLNTALLSSIVEIGILGTIAGMLMVFLALILIALILAQFKHLGNLGKKNEAPPVVENKVVVEEERKVQSNQEDELELVAVITAAIAASMNTTSDKLVVKSLRRVSSNKSAWNATGRHENIHNNLY from the coding sequence ATGGTATTAAATACAGCATTATTATCAAGTATTGTTGAAATTGGGATTTTAGGTACCATAGCTGGTATGCTAATGGTATTCTTAGCACTTATACTTATTGCTTTAATTCTTGCACAATTTAAGCATTTAGGTAATTTAGGAAAGAAGAACGAAGCACCACCAGTCGTTGAAAATAAAGTTGTTGTTGAAGAAGAAAGAAAGGTTCAGAGTAACCAAGAAGATGAATTAGAACTTGTTGCTGTGATCACTGCTGCCATAGCTGCATCAATGAATACCACAAGTGATAAACTTGTTGTTAAATCATTAAGACGTGTATCAAGTAATAAATCTGCTTGGAATGCTACTGGCAGACATGAAAATATTCACAATAATTTATATTAG
- a CDS encoding pseudouridine synthase: MEVRLQKYLAEAGIASRRKAEQFILEGKVSVNGKVVKEMGVKINPKKDVIKFNGKPVKKEQKMVYILLNKPTGYISTAKEQFDRPTVMDLLKGVEGRVYPVGRLDSNTSGLLLLTNDGDFTYRVTHPKHELKKTYRAVVKGIPNEKKIEILRKGIEIEDYKTAPAKVRITDKRKGSSVIEITIHEGRNRQVRKMLEAIGHPVLRLRRVAIGDIHINKLKEGTYRHLTTAERKSLLQ, translated from the coding sequence ATGGAAGTACGATTACAGAAATATTTGGCTGAAGCGGGCATTGCCTCTAGAAGAAAAGCAGAGCAATTTATACTTGAAGGAAAAGTGTCTGTTAATGGTAAGGTTGTTAAAGAGATGGGGGTTAAGATTAACCCTAAGAAAGACGTTATTAAGTTCAATGGTAAGCCTGTTAAGAAGGAACAGAAGATGGTTTATATTCTTTTAAATAAACCAACGGGATACATTTCTACAGCGAAAGAACAGTTTGATAGACCTACTGTGATGGATTTACTTAAGGGAGTTGAAGGAAGAGTTTATCCTGTTGGTCGGTTGGATAGTAATACTTCAGGATTATTGCTTTTAACCAATGACGGCGATTTCACTTATCGTGTAACGCATCCTAAACATGAGTTGAAGAAAACTTATAGAGCTGTTGTAAAAGGAATTCCTAATGAAAAGAAAATAGAAATCTTGAGAAAGGGAATTGAAATTGAAGACTATAAAACAGCACCTGCAAAAGTGAGAATTACGGATAAGAGAAAAGGGAGCTCTGTTATTGAGATCACCATACACGAAGGTCGTAATCGTCAAGTAAGGAAAATGTTAGAAGCTATTGGGCATCCAGTCTTACGTTTAAGACGTGTTGCTATTGGAGATATTCATATCAATAAGCTTAAAGAAGGTACCTATAGACATTTAACTACTGCAGAGCGAAAAAGTTTATTACAATAA
- a CDS encoding D-alanyl-D-alanine carboxypeptidase family protein — translation MKKGLVIFLLILYFVTNVVIIVKAEENLNLHALSGILIERESGRVLWALNPYEERSMASTTKIMTCIVALENGDLDDLVTVSKLAASAPPVKLYIKPGENYRLEDLLYALMLQSSNDVAVAIAEHVGGSVEEFCKMMTEKANEIGALSTSYKTPNGLDANGHYSTAYDLAIIANYALSNEKFLEIINTPSWQMTRDNGNSRVIGVTNKNNFLYSYDGAYGVKTGFTSKAGYCFVGASKQNGMDLISVVLGSGWPPNRNYKWSDSRKIMNYGYAKYQLKPVLEQDIDFEPVTVIKGKEQQVDTYIDGMLNLPLCEEDDVNIKYKLAKEVGAPIKENEVLGIATVYLNSEIHDSFYICAKSGVEREDMRYNFERVLNEWCNLFESWFATP, via the coding sequence ATGAAAAAGGGACTTGTTATATTTTTGCTGATTTTATATTTTGTAACGAATGTGGTCATAATAGTTAAGGCAGAAGAGAATTTAAATCTACATGCACTTTCCGGTATATTGATAGAAAGAGAAAGTGGTAGGGTATTATGGGCTCTAAATCCTTATGAAGAGCGATCGATGGCAAGTACAACTAAGATAATGACTTGTATCGTTGCACTGGAAAATGGAGACCTTGATGATCTAGTAACAGTAAGTAAATTAGCTGCATCAGCACCTCCAGTGAAGTTGTATATTAAACCTGGTGAAAATTATCGCCTTGAAGATCTGCTTTATGCCTTAATGTTGCAATCATCAAATGATGTGGCAGTTGCAATTGCAGAGCATGTAGGTGGTTCAGTAGAAGAATTTTGTAAGATGATGACTGAAAAGGCAAATGAGATTGGTGCTTTATCAACAAGCTATAAGACCCCAAATGGTCTTGATGCAAATGGGCATTACAGCACAGCTTATGACTTAGCCATCATAGCTAATTATGCTTTAAGTAACGAAAAATTTCTTGAAATCATCAATACACCTAGTTGGCAGATGACAAGAGATAATGGTAATTCACGTGTTATTGGTGTAACAAATAAAAATAATTTCTTATACAGTTATGACGGGGCATATGGTGTTAAGACAGGATTTACAAGCAAAGCAGGGTACTGTTTTGTTGGTGCTTCAAAACAGAATGGTATGGACCTTATATCCGTTGTACTTGGTTCAGGATGGCCGCCAAACAGAAATTATAAATGGTCTGATTCAAGGAAGATTATGAATTATGGCTACGCAAAGTATCAACTAAAACCTGTTTTAGAACAGGATATAGATTTTGAACCTGTAACAGTTATAAAAGGGAAAGAGCAACAGGTGGATACATATATTGACGGTATGCTTAATCTACCTCTATGCGAAGAAGATGATGTCAATATTAAATATAAATTAGCTAAAGAAGTAGGTGCACCCATCAAAGAGAATGAAGTTCTTGGTATTGCTACCGTATATTTAAATAGTGAGATACATGACAGTTTTTACATTTGTGCAAAAAGTGGCGTAGAACGTGAAGATATGCGATATAACTTTGAGAGAGTATTAAATGAATGGTGTAATCTGTTTGAAAGTTGGTTCGCGACTCCATAG
- a CDS encoding segregation and condensation protein A — translation MAINIKLEVFEGPMDLLLHLIEKNKLNVYDIPIVEVTEQYLQYLKRLEKLNMEVTSEFLVMAATLLNIKAKMLLPTHEEEEEDPREELVQKLIEYKKYKYAASKMGDMILGPNLILTKKPTIPEELVDQPQKPELDDLLGGISLKLLYDIYMRMMKNQKEKIDPIRSKFNSIQKDKFTVEEKIQFLLDELNKLKKISFSRVMNKKSKSESITTFLALLELIKMNEVFISQNGVFEEIEIEIKGGKP, via the coding sequence ATGGCAATTAATATAAAGTTAGAAGTATTTGAAGGTCCTATGGATCTTCTCTTGCATTTAATAGAGAAAAATAAACTTAATGTATATGATATTCCTATTGTAGAAGTTACTGAACAATATCTACAATATTTAAAAAGACTAGAAAAACTTAATATGGAAGTAACCAGTGAATTTTTGGTTATGGCAGCTACACTACTCAATATAAAAGCCAAAATGCTTTTACCCACCCATGAGGAAGAAGAAGAAGATCCTAGAGAAGAATTAGTTCAAAAATTAATTGAGTATAAAAAGTATAAATATGCTGCATCGAAGATGGGGGACATGATTCTTGGTCCCAATCTCATTTTAACCAAGAAACCTACTATTCCAGAAGAATTAGTTGATCAACCACAAAAGCCAGAGTTGGATGATTTGCTAGGTGGAATTAGTTTAAAGTTATTATACGATATTTATATGCGTATGATGAAGAATCAAAAAGAAAAGATTGACCCCATCCGTAGTAAATTTAACTCCATTCAAAAAGATAAATTTACTGTTGAAGAAAAAATTCAGTTTTTATTAGATGAATTGAATAAGTTAAAGAAGATTTCATTTAGTCGTGTGATGAATAAAAAATCTAAAAGTGAAAGTATAACCACCTTCCTGGCTTTACTAGAGTTAATTAAGATGAATGAAGTTTTTATTAGTCAGAATGGTGTTTTTGAAGAAATTGAAATTGAGATCAAAGGTGGTAAACCATGA
- a CDS encoding site-2 protease family protein produces the protein MESLIKFGLSILAALLAISIHEYPKAVMAVFLGDETPRYTGKLSFNPFKHMDPIGFILLIAQNVGWAYPVEFNANNFKNKKLGTIMVASIGIVTSLAVAYVFVVIYGYLDNPMYLDGYSSYFKFFIQYLIYYSISISVFNLIPVPPLSITKMISVYSPRTYFKLLQYEKMFHVVFFLLYFLGFIPIVVNAISSTLFILFT, from the coding sequence GTGGAAAGTTTGATAAAGTTTGGTTTGAGTATATTAGCTGCACTTTTAGCTATATCTATACATGAATATCCTAAAGCGGTAATGGCAGTTTTTCTTGGAGATGAAACACCAAGGTATACGGGTAAATTGTCTTTCAATCCTTTTAAACATATGGATCCTATTGGCTTCATTTTGTTGATAGCTCAAAATGTTGGGTGGGCTTATCCAGTTGAATTTAATGCTAATAACTTCAAGAATAAGAAATTAGGAACAATCATGGTAGCTTCCATTGGTATCGTAACCAGTTTGGCAGTGGCCTATGTCTTCGTTGTTATTTATGGTTATTTAGATAATCCAATGTACTTAGATGGTTACAGTAGTTATTTCAAATTCTTTATTCAGTATTTGATTTACTATAGTATATCCATTTCTGTGTTTAATTTAATACCTGTACCACCTTTATCCATTACTAAAATGATATCTGTCTATTCACCTCGAACATATTTTAAGTTGTTACAATATGAGAAGATGTTTCACGTGGTTTTCTTTTTACTATATTTTCTAGGGTTTATACCGATAGTAGTTAACGCGATTTCAAGTACGCTATTTATTCTATTTACATGA